The proteins below come from a single Flavobacterium lindanitolerans genomic window:
- a CDS encoding IS1595 family transposase, with translation MLQFKSILDLIRTFSDEQSCINHLEQIRWNGNIISPFDKTSKVYKCKGNKYRCKNTGKYFNVRTNTIFEGTKIPLQNWFIAIYLFTSHKRGISSYQLARDLNVTQKTAWFILQRLRYSTEHESFLRELNGIVQCDETFVGGKNKNRHRDKKVPMSQGRSFKDKTPVFGAIEKGGLLRARVIPNTSRKAIQPLVHEFVNKEACLMTDEWKAYKGLERYYNHSFVDHGKKQYADGDTTTNAIENFWSHFKRSIIGVYYHASRKHLQQYVNESVFRFNTRNTNINVRFDMLLETTNEKRLTYKSLTNA, from the coding sequence ATGTTGCAATTCAAAAGCATTTTAGACCTAATTAGAACATTTTCTGATGAACAATCATGTATTAACCATTTAGAACAAATACGTTGGAATGGTAACATAATTAGTCCTTTTGATAAAACATCTAAAGTATATAAATGCAAAGGCAATAAATATAGATGTAAGAATACAGGTAAATACTTCAATGTAAGAACTAATACCATATTTGAGGGAACTAAAATACCTTTACAAAATTGGTTCATAGCGATATATTTATTCACTTCACATAAGAGAGGTATTAGCAGTTATCAATTAGCAAGAGATTTAAACGTAACTCAAAAAACAGCTTGGTTTATATTACAACGCTTAAGATATTCAACCGAACATGAATCATTTTTAAGGGAGTTAAATGGTATTGTTCAATGTGATGAAACTTTTGTTGGTGGTAAGAATAAAAACCGTCATAGAGATAAGAAAGTTCCAATGTCACAAGGACGTTCATTTAAAGATAAAACACCAGTATTTGGAGCAATTGAAAAAGGGGGATTATTAAGAGCTAGAGTAATACCTAATACTTCAAGAAAAGCTATTCAACCATTAGTACATGAATTTGTAAATAAGGAAGCATGTTTAATGACTGATGAATGGAAAGCATATAAAGGACTAGAAAGATATTATAATCATTCATTTGTTGACCATGGAAAAAAACAATATGCTGATGGAGACACAACAACAAACGCAATTGAAAATTTCTGGTCACATTTCAAGCGTAGTATAATTGGAGTTTATTATCATGCTTCACGAAAACATTTACAGCAATATGTAAATGAATCAGTTTTTAGGTTTAATACTAGAAATACAAATATTAATGTTAGATTTGATATGTTATTAGAAACGACTAATGAAAAGAGGTTAACTTATAAAAGCCTAACAAATGCGTAA
- a CDS encoding GLPGLI family protein has protein sequence MKKHLIFLMMLASISNSYAQKQGTSAMGSQEFQGMAVYETKTSAPDMKSRFSGNREITPEMQKSIEERMKKMLEKTFILNFDKAASIYKEDEKLDTPGQNNGGFRMMSSMMGGGGTYYKNVKEKTFAVDKEFMGKEFLIKDTLPKLQWKLEGETKKIGDYTCYKATAVKKVVQSDFRNFRQKKQEETKDKKEEKTEEKKTNFMDDFEMPKEVNVIAWYTPEIPVNQGPEGYWGLPGLILEVSDDKTVILCSKIVLNSKEKTSIKAPTKGKVVTQKEYDEIVTTKMEEMKEQFRRGGGRPGIRIGN, from the coding sequence ATGAAAAAACACCTGATTTTTTTAATGATGTTGGCTTCGATATCCAACTCTTATGCTCAAAAGCAAGGAACTTCTGCAATGGGTTCTCAGGAATTTCAAGGAATGGCAGTCTATGAGACCAAAACAAGTGCTCCGGATATGAAGTCAAGATTTTCGGGAAATAGAGAAATAACACCTGAAATGCAAAAGTCTATCGAAGAAAGAATGAAGAAAATGCTGGAGAAAACCTTTATTCTCAATTTCGATAAGGCAGCATCCATCTACAAGGAAGATGAAAAACTGGATACTCCGGGTCAGAATAACGGAGGATTCAGAATGATGTCTTCTATGATGGGAGGCGGTGGCACCTATTATAAAAATGTAAAAGAAAAGACATTTGCCGTTGATAAGGAATTTATGGGCAAGGAATTTTTAATAAAAGACACATTGCCAAAATTACAATGGAAATTAGAAGGTGAAACTAAAAAGATAGGAGATTATACCTGCTATAAAGCTACAGCTGTAAAAAAAGTAGTCCAGTCCGATTTCAGAAACTTCAGACAGAAAAAGCAGGAAGAAACAAAAGACAAGAAAGAGGAAAAAACAGAAGAAAAGAAAACCAATTTCATGGATGATTTCGAAATGCCGAAAGAAGTAAACGTTATAGCCTGGTATACTCCGGAAATACCTGTCAATCAAGGTCCGGAAGGCTATTGGGGATTGCCGGGGCTAATCCTTGAGGTTAGTGATGATAAAACGGTCATACTGTGTTCGAAAATTGTACTCAATTCAAAAGAAAAGACATCTATTAAAGCACCTACCAAAGGCAAGGTCGTTACTCAAAAAGAATACGATGAAATTGTAACGACAAAAATGGAGGAAATGAAGGAGCAATTCAGAAGAGGAGGCGGCAGACCGGGAATCAGAATTGGGAATTAA